The proteins below come from a single Rosa rugosa chromosome 2, drRosRugo1.1, whole genome shotgun sequence genomic window:
- the LOC133730874 gene encoding uncharacterized protein LOC133730874 — MANRRDPPVDADNFVEAFARRMEANQVGGRLGRLVTYIKSLGATKFTGGKPHEAEEWIYNLEIHFEMMDCTQVELRRVATCLLEGDARFWWDTVKRVTLPAAMEHMEWAVFKEKFLEKYFPQVEKDKKELEFIQLTQGKMTVIEYETKFTKLSRFAPHMVDTDDKKARRFIGGLNSNIRRMVTQRGITYEEAVDKALTQEEENQKYRMEKERENGFRGKRSHPMSNQKSEQPWKKHKGRDSSTEKGKEVARGPNWCFNCGETGHMSNACPKPRRIPGSCFNCGKVGHFSKQCNAPRRNNNPPPRPVQLNAIACENIVMEGTLIAYSTHAHILFDTGASDSLISATFVTTLGLTPSEHDEILTISTPLEKSTTLTKVCKSCPIHVLDTEFPMDLIVINLRRFDIILGFDWLSKYPHRLS, encoded by the coding sequence ATGGCCAATAGAAGAGATCCACCTGTCGATGCAGACAATTTTGTCGAAGCCTTCGCAAGAAGGATGGAGGCAAATCAAGTCGGTGGGAGGCTAGGACGGCTAGTAACATACATAAAGAGTCTAGGGGCAACGAAATTTACTGGAGGGAAACCTCACGAGGCTGAAGAATGGATTTACAATCTGGAAATCCACTTTGAAATGATGGACTGTACCCAAGTAGAGCTACGAAGAGTGGCTACTTGTCTGTTAGAAGGAGATGCTCGTTTCTGGTGGGACACGGTCAAACGTGTCACACTCCCTGCAGCAATGGAACACATGGAATGGGCTGTCTTCAAAgagaaatttctggaaaaatatTTTCCACAAGTTGAGAAAGACAAGAAAGAATTAGAGTTTATTCAACTTACCCAAGGAAAGATGACTGTGATTGAGTATGAGACCAAGTTCACTAAACTTTCTCGTTTTGCTCCACACATGGTAGATACCGATGACAAAAAGGCAAGACGATTCATTGGAGGACTGAACTCCAATATTCGAAGAATGGTCACTCAGCGTGGAATCACGTACGAAGAAGCTGTAGACAAAGCCTTAACtcaagaagaagagaatcaaAAGTACCGCATGGAGAAAGAGCGAGAGAATGGTTTCCGAGGAAAAAGAAGTCATCCAATGTCTAATCAGAAAAGCGAACAACCATGGAAGAAGCATAAAGGGAGAGACTCATCAACTGAAAAAGGAAAGGAGGTGGCAAGAGGGCCAAATTGGTGTTTCAACTGTGGGGAAACGGGACACATGTCTAATGCTTGTCCAAAGCCACGTCGCATTCCAGGATCTTGTTTCAATTGTGGAAAGGTTGGACATTTCTCAAAACAGTGCAATGCACCGAGGCGAAACAATAACCCACCACCTCGTCCTGTCCAGCTAAATGCCATAGCTTGTGAGAACATCGTGATGGAAGGTACGCTGATAGCATATAGTACTCATGCTCATATACTATTTGACACTGGTGCATCCGATTCGCTTATATCTGCTACATTTGTCACAACTTTGGGATTGACACCAAGTGAGCATGATGAAATTTTAACAATCTCAACACCATTAGAAAAATCTACCACCTTAACCAAAGTATGCAAATCATGTCCTATACATGTTCTAGATACAGAATTTCCCATGGACCTCATAGTCATAAACTTGAGGCGATTTGACATAATTCTAGGATTTGATTGGTTAAGCAAATACCCTCATAGGCTGTCGTGA